The following are encoded together in the Anaerostipes caccae L1-92 genome:
- the rpsS gene encoding 30S ribosomal protein S19, with product MARSLKKGPFADASLLKKVDAMNEAGDKNVIKTWSRRSTIFPSFVGHTIAVHDGRKHVPVYITEDMVGHKLGEFVATRTFRGHTKAEKKSGIR from the coding sequence ATGGCTCGCTCACTGAAAAAAGGACCATTTGCGGATGCAAGCTTATTGAAAAAAGTTGATGCAATGAACGAAGCTGGAGACAAAAATGTCATCAAGACATGGTCCCGCCGTTCCACAATCTTCCCATCCTTTGTAGGGCATACAATTGCCGTACATGACGGAAGGAAGCATGTGCCTGTATATATAACAGAAGATATGGTTGGACACAAACTCGGAGAGTTTGTTGCGACCAGAACATTCCGTGGTCATACAAAAGCAGAAAAGAAATCAGGAATCAGATAA
- the rplD gene encoding 50S ribosomal protein L4 produces the protein MAEVSVLNMEGNEVEKLNLNDGIFGVEINEHLVHLAVVSQLANNRQGTQSAKTRSEVRGGGRKPWRQKGTGHARQGSIRAPQWTGGGVVFAPKPREYSKKLNKKERRLALKSALTSRVNENKFIVVDEFKFDDVKTKNVANMLNNLNVKKALVIMGDKNDNLILSARNIPGVKTALTSTINVYDILKYDTVVVSKEAVANIEEVYA, from the coding sequence ATGGCAGAAGTATCTGTGTTAAACATGGAAGGAAATGAAGTTGAGAAATTAAATCTTAACGACGGCATCTTCGGTGTTGAAATAAATGAGCATTTAGTGCATTTGGCAGTTGTAAGCCAGTTAGCAAATAACCGTCAGGGTACACAGAGCGCGAAGACACGTTCAGAAGTACGCGGCGGCGGAAGAAAACCTTGGAGACAGAAGGGTACCGGTCATGCAAGACAGGGATCTATCAGAGCTCCGCAGTGGACAGGCGGAGGAGTTGTATTTGCTCCGAAACCGAGAGAATATTCTAAGAAGTTAAATAAGAAGGAAAGAAGATTAGCTCTGAAATCCGCATTAACTTCCAGAGTCAATGAAAATAAGTTCATCGTAGTAGATGAGTTCAAATTTGACGATGTAAAGACAAAGAATGTTGCAAACATGTTAAACAACTTAAATGTAAAAAAAGCGTTGGTTATCATGGGAGATAAGAACGACAACTTAATCTTATCCGCAAGAAACATTCCTGGAGTAAAAACTGCTCTCACAAGCACCATCAACGTATATGATATCTTAAAATATGATACCGTTGTTGTTTCTAAAGAAGCAGTAGCAAATATCGAGGAGGTGTACGCATAA
- the rplP gene encoding 50S ribosomal protein L16, which produces MLMPKRVKRRKQFRGSMRGKATRGNKITYGEFGIVATEPAWIRSNQIEAARVAMTRYIKRGGKVWIKIFPDKPVTAQPAETRMGKGKGNLEYWVAVVKPGRVMFEISGVSEEVAREALRLAVHKLPVKCKIVSREALEGGDNSEN; this is translated from the coding sequence ATGTTAATGCCTAAGAGAGTAAAACGCCGTAAACAGTTCCGCGGAAGCATGCGCGGAAAAGCGACTCGCGGTAATAAAATCACTTACGGAGAATTCGGTATCGTGGCAACAGAGCCGGCTTGGATCAGATCCAACCAGATCGAGGCAGCCCGTGTCGCTATGACCCGTTACATCAAGCGTGGTGGTAAGGTTTGGATTAAGATTTTCCCTGATAAGCCAGTGACAGCACAGCCTGCTGAAACTCGAATGGGTAAAGGTAAAGGTAACTTGGAATACTGGGTAGCAGTTGTAAAACCAGGACGCGTTATGTTTGAGATTTCTGGTGTAAGTGAAGAAGTTGCAAGAGAAGCTTTACGTCTTGCTGTTCATAAACTACCTGTTAAGTGTAAAATTGTTTCTCGTGAAGCTTTAGAAGGCGGTGACAACAGTGAAAACTAA
- the rpsC gene encoding 30S ribosomal protein S3, with product MGQKVNPHGLRVGIIKDWDSRWYAEGNFADNLVEDDKIRKYVKKKLYNAGISRIEIERASDRVKLIVYTAKPGVVIGKGGSAIEELKKELQKMTDKKLLIDVKEVKRPDKDAQLVAENIAQQLENRISFRRAMKSCMQRTMRSGAQGIKTSVSGRLGGADMARTEFYSEGTIPLQTLRADIDYGFAEADTTYGKVGVKTWIYHGEVLPTKEKQEGGNK from the coding sequence ATGGGACAGAAAGTTAATCCTCATGGTTTAAGAGTTGGTATTATCAAAGACTGGGATTCCAGATGGTATGCAGAAGGCAATTTTGCAGATAACCTGGTTGAAGATGATAAGATCAGAAAATATGTAAAGAAAAAATTATACAATGCAGGAATCTCCAGAATCGAAATCGAGAGAGCTTCCGACAGAGTAAAATTGATCGTTTATACAGCAAAACCTGGAGTAGTGATCGGAAAAGGCGGATCTGCCATTGAAGAACTGAAAAAAGAACTCCAGAAGATGACAGACAAGAAGCTGTTAATCGACGTAAAAGAAGTAAAAAGACCGGACAAAGACGCACAGTTAGTTGCAGAAAATATCGCACAGCAGTTAGAGAACCGTATCTCTTTCAGAAGAGCTATGAAGTCCTGCATGCAGAGAACGATGAGATCCGGAGCACAGGGAATTAAAACATCCGTTTCAGGACGTTTAGGCGGAGCTGATATGGCCCGTACAGAATTCTACAGCGAGGGAACAATTCCTCTGCAGACACTCCGTGCAGACATCGATTATGGATTTGCTGAAGCAGACACAACTTATGGTAAAGTCGGAGTTAAGACTTGGATTTACCATGGTGAAGTTCTTCCGACGAAAGAAAAGCAGGAAGGGGGAAATAAATAA
- the rplW gene encoding 50S ribosomal protein L23, giving the protein MADIKYYDVILKPIVTEKSMNAMAEKKYTFLVHPTATKSQIKEAVEKMFEGTKVAKVNTMNCDGKTKRRGMTFGKTAKTKKAIVQLTEESADIEIFEGL; this is encoded by the coding sequence ATGGCAGACATCAAATATTATGACGTTATTTTAAAGCCGATTGTAACTGAAAAAAGTATGAATGCAATGGCAGAGAAAAAATACACTTTCTTAGTTCATCCGACTGCAACAAAATCTCAGATTAAAGAAGCAGTGGAAAAGATGTTCGAAGGAACAAAGGTTGCCAAAGTCAACACAATGAACTGCGACGGAAAGACAAAAAGACGTGGAATGACTTTTGGAAAGACCGCTAAGACAAAGAAAGCGATCGTACAGTTGACAGAAGAAAGCGCAGATATCGAGATTTTTGAGGGGTTATAG
- the rplB gene encoding 50S ribosomal protein L2, protein MGIKTYNPYTPSRRHMTGLDFTDVTKSTPEKSLTTSLKKTAGRNNQGKITVRHRGGGVRRKYRIIDFKRRKDGIPATVTAIEYDPNRTANIALLTYADGEKAYIIAPNKLAVGATVMNGPDAEIKVGNCLPMANIPVGTEIHNIEMYPGKGGQLVRSAGNSAQLMAKEGKYATLRLPSGEMRMVPVVCRATIGQVGNIEHDLVNIGKAGRKRHMGFRPTVRGSVMNPNDHPHGGGEGKTGIGRPGPCTPWGKPALGLKTRKKHKQSNKMIIRRRDGKNVK, encoded by the coding sequence ATGGGAATCAAGACATATAACCCATATACACCTTCCAGAAGACATATGACCGGGTTAGATTTTACAGATGTGACAAAGAGCACACCGGAAAAATCTCTGACAACTTCTTTAAAGAAGACAGCCGGCCGTAATAATCAGGGTAAAATTACAGTAAGACACCGCGGAGGCGGAGTCAGAAGAAAATATAGAATTATCGACTTCAAGAGAAGAAAAGATGGTATTCCGGCAACAGTAACAGCTATCGAATACGATCCGAACAGAACAGCAAACATCGCACTGCTCACATACGCAGACGGTGAAAAAGCTTATATCATCGCTCCGAACAAATTAGCTGTAGGTGCTACAGTTATGAACGGTCCGGACGCTGAGATCAAAGTTGGAAACTGCTTACCGATGGCAAACATCCCGGTAGGTACAGAAATTCACAATATCGAAATGTATCCTGGAAAAGGCGGACAGTTAGTTCGTTCCGCAGGTAACTCCGCTCAGCTTATGGCGAAAGAAGGAAAGTATGCAACCCTTCGTCTTCCGTCAGGAGAGATGAGAATGGTTCCTGTTGTGTGCAGAGCTACGATCGGCCAGGTTGGAAACATCGAACATGACCTCGTAAACATCGGTAAAGCGGGACGTAAACGCCATATGGGATTCCGTCCTACAGTCCGCGGTTCTGTTATGAACCCTAATGACCATCCGCACGGTGGTGGTGAAGGTAAGACTGGTATCGGCCGTCCGGGTCCATGTACACCTTGGGGTAAACCGGCACTTGGTTTGAAGACACGCAAGAAACACAAACAGTCTAACAAGATGATCATTAGAAGAAGAGACGGTAAAAACGTTAAATAG
- the rplC gene encoding 50S ribosomal protein L3, protein MKKAILTTKVGMTQIFNEDGVLTPVTVLQAGPCVVTQVKTEENDGYEAVQVGFADKKEKSVNKPEKGHFDKAGVAPKKFVREFKFENASEYTVGQEIKADIFEAGDKIDATATSKGKGYAGGIKRHGLSTGPKTHGSKYHRHAGSNGMASDPSKVFKGKKMPGQMGSERVTIQNLEVVKVDAENNIILVKGAVPGPKKSLVMLKESVKA, encoded by the coding sequence ATGAAAAAAGCGATTTTAACAACAAAAGTCGGAATGACTCAGATCTTTAACGAAGACGGAGTTTTAACACCGGTTACTGTACTGCAGGCTGGGCCTTGTGTCGTTACTCAGGTAAAGACAGAAGAAAACGATGGCTACGAAGCAGTTCAGGTCGGATTTGCAGATAAGAAAGAAAAGTCTGTAAACAAACCGGAGAAGGGACACTTCGACAAAGCAGGTGTTGCACCTAAAAAATTCGTGAGAGAATTCAAATTTGAAAATGCTTCTGAATACACAGTAGGTCAGGAAATCAAAGCTGACATTTTTGAAGCAGGAGATAAAATCGATGCAACTGCTACATCCAAAGGTAAAGGATATGCAGGTGGTATCAAACGTCACGGTTTAAGTACTGGTCCTAAGACACATGGTTCTAAGTATCACCGTCATGCAGGTTCCAATGGTATGGCTTCTGATCCGAGCAAAGTTTTCAAAGGGAAGAAAATGCCGGGACAGATGGGTTCTGAAAGAGTTACCATCCAGAATCTGGAAGTAGTAAAGGTTGATGCAGAAAATAACATTATTTTGGTAAAAGGTGCTGTACCAGGACCTAAGAAATCTTTAGTAATGTTAAAAGAATCAGTGAAGGCGTAG
- the rpmC gene encoding 50S ribosomal protein L29, translated as MKTKEFVKELNNKSIDELNKELVAAKKELFNLRFQNATNQLENTSRIKEVRRNIARIQGAITAKANA; from the coding sequence GTGAAAACTAAAGAATTTGTAAAAGAGTTAAATAATAAATCTATTGATGAATTAAACAAAGAGCTAGTAGCTGCGAAAAAAGAATTATTCAACTTGAGATTCCAGAATGCAACAAATCAACTTGAGAACACAAGCAGAATCAAAGAAGTTAGAAGAAACATCGCTCGTATCCAGGGAGCGATTACAGCAAAGGCTAACGCTTAA
- the rplV gene encoding 50S ribosomal protein L22, whose translation MAKKYSRSQYKKERNAQKDTRPSATLSNARVSVTKACFVLDAIRGKSVQEALGILLYNPRYASSLIEKLLKSAIANAENNNGMNPENLYVAECYANKGPTMKRVKPRAQGRAYRIEHRMSHITVVLDER comes from the coding sequence ATGGCTAAGAAATACAGCAGATCTCAGTACAAAAAAGAAAGAAATGCACAAAAAGATACGAGACCCAGCGCTACCTTATCCAATGCCAGAGTGTCTGTTACTAAGGCATGTTTCGTATTGGATGCGATCAGAGGAAAGAGCGTTCAGGAAGCACTTGGTATCTTATTATATAACCCAAGATACGCATCTAGTTTAATCGAAAAATTATTAAAGTCTGCAATTGCCAATGCAGAAAATAATAATGGAATGAATCCGGAAAACCTTTATGTTGCAGAGTGTTATGCAAACAAGGGACCAACAATGAAAAGAGTTAAACCTCGGGCACAGGGAAGGGCATACAGAATCGAACACCGTATGAGCCATATCACTGTTGTGCTTGACGAAAGATAG
- the rpsQ gene encoding 30S ribosomal protein S17, producing MERNLRKTRVGKVVSDKMDKTIVVAIEDNVKHPLYKKIVKRTYKLKAHDENNECRIGDRVKVMETRPLSKDKRWRLVEVVEKAK from the coding sequence GTGGAAAGAAATTTGAGAAAAACCCGTGTCGGGAAAGTTGTAAGCGACAAGATGGATAAGACAATCGTAGTTGCAATCGAAGATAATGTAAAACATCCATTATATAAGAAAATCGTGAAGAGAACTTACAAGTTAAAAGCTCATGATGAAAATAATGAATGCCGTATCGGAGACAGAGTTAAAGTTATGGAAACAAGACCTCTCTCTAAGGACAAGAGATGGAGACTTGTGGAAGTAGTCGAAAAAGCGAAATAG